A window of Clavibacter michiganensis contains these coding sequences:
- a CDS encoding AEC family transporter, producing MIGVLTGFAIIGFIIAVGYGVGRSGIAGPGAQHSLNRVAFFVATPALLFTVLAKADLHVVFSAFLLTSASAVAVAAILYLVVARILFRRPVAETTIGAASASYVNANNIGLPVAIYVLGDAQLVAPVLLLQLLVLAPTTLTVLDISSRGSASVVGILTQPLRNPMIIASMLGILIAITGLQVPDAIYEPFRLIGGAAIPIVLMAFGMSLVGRKPLAPGSGRGEIVVASVIKTVVMPLAAFLLARFAFHLDAPQTFAATVIAGLPTAQNIFNFASRYERGVVLARDTVLITTVASIPVLLVIAALLAPGT from the coding sequence ATGATCGGGGTGCTGACCGGCTTCGCCATCATCGGCTTCATCATCGCAGTGGGCTACGGCGTCGGCCGCTCGGGGATCGCCGGTCCCGGTGCCCAGCACTCCCTCAACCGGGTCGCGTTCTTCGTCGCGACGCCCGCGCTGCTGTTCACGGTGCTCGCCAAGGCCGACCTGCACGTCGTGTTCTCGGCCTTCCTGCTCACGTCGGCGAGCGCGGTGGCCGTCGCGGCGATCCTCTACCTGGTCGTGGCGCGGATCCTCTTCCGTCGGCCGGTCGCGGAGACGACCATCGGCGCGGCCTCGGCGAGCTACGTCAACGCCAACAACATCGGCCTGCCGGTCGCGATCTACGTGCTCGGCGACGCGCAGCTCGTCGCGCCCGTGCTGCTGCTCCAGCTGCTGGTGCTCGCGCCGACCACGCTCACCGTCCTCGACATCTCGAGCCGCGGGTCCGCGTCGGTGGTCGGGATCCTCACGCAGCCGTTGCGGAACCCGATGATCATCGCGTCGATGCTCGGCATCCTCATCGCGATCACCGGGCTGCAGGTCCCCGATGCGATCTACGAGCCCTTCCGCCTCATCGGCGGCGCGGCGATCCCCATCGTGCTGATGGCGTTCGGCATGTCGCTCGTGGGGCGGAAGCCGCTCGCGCCGGGATCCGGCCGCGGCGAGATCGTCGTGGCCTCGGTGATCAAGACGGTGGTCATGCCGCTCGCCGCGTTCCTGCTGGCGCGGTTCGCGTTCCACCTGGACGCGCCGCAGACGTTCGCCGCGACCGTGATCGCGGGCCTGCCGACGGCGCAGAACATCTTCAACTTCGCGTCGCGCTACGAGCGCGGCGTGGTCCTCGCGCGCGACACCGTGCTGATCACGACGGTCGCGTCGATCCCGGTGCTGCTGGTGATCGCGGCGCTGCTCGCGCCCGGGACGTAG
- a CDS encoding GNAT family N-acetyltransferase: MPSVTVRPMTPSEFAEMMAAADEDYAARQVEAGLWPPEGALARATAETAKWLPDGIRTPRTLLLRGLDEHGVGVGSAWVALDDPNGRPDTAFLFELLVDPSRRGCGYGRALRAAVEEATRAAGAPALALNVFGANRVAIALYASAGYGVTAQQMRKAL, from the coding sequence ATGCCCTCCGTGACCGTGCGCCCCATGACCCCGTCCGAGTTCGCCGAGATGATGGCCGCCGCCGACGAGGACTACGCGGCCAGACAGGTCGAGGCGGGCCTCTGGCCGCCGGAAGGCGCCCTCGCACGGGCGACGGCGGAGACCGCGAAGTGGCTCCCCGACGGGATCCGGACGCCGCGCACCCTGCTCCTGCGCGGGCTCGACGAGCACGGCGTCGGGGTCGGCAGCGCCTGGGTCGCGCTCGACGATCCGAACGGCAGGCCCGACACGGCGTTCCTGTTCGAGCTCCTGGTGGATCCGTCCCGCCGCGGATGCGGGTACGGCCGCGCCCTGCGCGCCGCGGTGGAGGAGGCGACGCGCGCGGCCGGGGCCCCCGCGCTGGCGCTCAACGTCTTCGGCGCCAACCGGGTCGCGATCGCGCTGTACGCGTCGGCGGGCTACGGCGTGACGGCGCAGCAGATGCGGAAGGCGCTCTGA
- a CDS encoding NAD-dependent epimerase/dehydratase family protein codes for MPSSPSRRALVLGGTGAIGGATAERLARDGWSVDVTGRDPDLMPAGLRDLGVRFHTVDRADARGIERLTGDGVDLLVDLVAFTAADVQALLPVMRASGSVVVASSRAVHVDDAGRHVNGDEPPRFPVPIPEDNPTLPPAAPGTDPFTREGYAPSKVAVERAALDGGLPVTVIRPSKVHGRWARNARTRAVVERMLAGADTIELADRGASVDHLTAAANAAALVARVADVPGARILHSADPDPLTAAEIVAVIAEELGWRGRIVPLEPGVAGGAHPWAAAHPIVLDTRASLALGYAPVGPGAVLLRAEVAWIRDGERPRG; via the coding sequence GTGCCCTCCTCCCCCTCGCGTCGCGCCCTCGTCCTCGGCGGCACCGGAGCCATCGGCGGCGCGACCGCAGAGCGGCTGGCCCGAGACGGGTGGTCGGTCGACGTGACGGGCCGCGATCCCGACCTCATGCCCGCCGGGCTCCGGGACCTCGGCGTGCGCTTCCACACCGTCGACCGCGCCGACGCCCGCGGCATCGAGCGGCTGACGGGCGACGGAGTCGACCTGCTCGTCGACCTCGTGGCGTTCACGGCGGCCGACGTCCAGGCGCTTCTGCCGGTGATGCGGGCGAGCGGATCCGTCGTCGTCGCGTCCTCGCGCGCCGTGCACGTCGACGACGCGGGTCGGCACGTCAACGGCGACGAGCCGCCGCGCTTCCCCGTCCCGATCCCCGAGGACAACCCGACGCTCCCGCCCGCCGCGCCGGGAACCGACCCGTTCACGCGCGAGGGCTACGCGCCCTCGAAGGTCGCCGTCGAGCGGGCGGCCCTCGACGGCGGGCTGCCGGTGACGGTGATCCGCCCGTCCAAGGTGCACGGCCGGTGGGCGAGGAACGCCCGCACCCGAGCCGTCGTCGAGCGGATGCTCGCGGGCGCGGACACGATCGAGCTCGCCGACCGCGGCGCGTCCGTCGACCACCTCACCGCGGCGGCGAACGCGGCGGCGCTCGTCGCGCGGGTCGCGGACGTGCCGGGCGCGCGGATCCTCCACTCCGCCGACCCGGATCCGCTGACGGCCGCCGAGATCGTCGCCGTCATCGCCGAGGAGCTCGGCTGGCGCGGACGCATCGTGCCGCTCGAGCCCGGCGTCGCGGGCGGCGCTCACCCGTGGGCGGCCGCGCACCCGATCGTCCTCGACACGCGCGCGTCCCTCGCGCTCGGCTACGCCCCCGTCGGCCCGGGCGCCGTGCTGCTGCGCGCCGAGGTCGCCTGGATCCGCGACGGGGAACGCCCGCGCGGCTGA
- a CDS encoding GrpB family protein → MGYAQHRAGPRNHGVHVRSAGGSRTHILHVFADDAWDACPQRLFRDRLLRDPDARRRYDDLKAALAETAADGRAYTAGKTALVEELVNAEPADRGLPSIRVWDK, encoded by the coding sequence CTGGGCTACGCGCAGCACCGCGCGGGCCCGCGGAACCACGGGGTGCACGTGCGGTCGGCGGGCGGATCGCGGACGCACATCCTCCACGTGTTCGCGGACGACGCATGGGACGCCTGCCCGCAGCGCCTCTTCCGCGACCGGCTCCTGCGCGACCCGGATGCACGCCGCCGCTACGACGACCTCAAGGCGGCGCTCGCCGAGACCGCCGCCGACGGCCGCGCCTACACCGCGGGGAAGACCGCGCTCGTCGAGGAGCTCGTGAACGCCGAGCCCGCGGATCGTGGCCTGCCGTCGATCCGCGTGTGGGACAAGTGA
- a CDS encoding endo alpha-1,4 polygalactosaminidase: MRPLLFAALATAALVALSGCATADPGPASAPTVASADAATTGLLAADTTAAATATVTLPPVGTGFDNQLGGASPVPAGVGIVVRDSTDEPAEGAYGICYVNGFQTQPGETWPDDLLVQGDDGPLVDPNWDDESILDTSTAAKRTAIAARQATTVDRCADAGFPAVEFDNLDSWYRSAGALDADDTLALATLLVDHAHSRGLAVAQKNTTDIGSRGRDEAGFDFAIAEECDRWKECADYTAVYGPHVLDVEYTDDLRGTADEVCARILALDPAPRAIVRDRDLVPSSEDGYAYAAC, from the coding sequence ATGCGCCCCCTCCTCTTCGCCGCCCTCGCGACCGCCGCCCTCGTCGCCCTCTCCGGCTGCGCGACGGCGGATCCCGGTCCGGCGTCCGCGCCGACCGTCGCCTCGGCCGACGCGGCGACGACCGGCCTGCTCGCGGCGGACACGACCGCGGCCGCGACCGCGACCGTCACCCTGCCGCCCGTCGGCACCGGCTTCGACAACCAGCTCGGCGGCGCCTCGCCGGTGCCGGCCGGCGTCGGGATCGTCGTGCGCGACAGCACGGACGAGCCCGCGGAGGGCGCGTACGGCATCTGCTACGTCAACGGATTCCAGACCCAGCCGGGCGAGACCTGGCCCGACGACCTGCTGGTGCAGGGCGACGACGGGCCGCTCGTGGACCCGAACTGGGACGACGAGTCCATCCTCGACACCTCGACCGCGGCGAAGCGCACGGCCATCGCGGCCCGGCAGGCGACGACCGTCGACCGCTGCGCCGACGCCGGCTTCCCGGCCGTCGAGTTCGACAACCTCGACTCCTGGTACCGCTCCGCGGGCGCCCTCGACGCCGATGACACGCTGGCCCTCGCGACCCTCCTCGTGGATCACGCGCACAGCCGGGGCCTCGCCGTCGCGCAGAAGAACACCACCGACATCGGGTCCCGCGGTCGCGACGAGGCCGGCTTCGACTTCGCGATCGCCGAGGAGTGCGACCGCTGGAAGGAGTGCGCCGACTACACGGCGGTCTACGGGCCGCACGTGCTCGACGTGGAGTACACCGACGACCTGCGCGGCACGGCCGACGAGGTGTGCGCGCGGATCCTGGCGCTGGATCCCGCGCCCCGCGCCATAGTGCGCGACCGCGACCTGGTGCCGTCGTCCGAGGACGGATACGCGTACGCGGCCTGCTGA
- a CDS encoding ASCH domain-containing protein, with amino-acid sequence MTTTPDADLPPVEFAFPGPLRDQLVAAIVSGEKTSTSSLLAQYAADDEELPVVGSLGAVIDSAGRPVLVIETTAVEIARLADVPLAHALDEGEGFTTVAEWRAGHEGFWGSAEVLAELPDGFRLDDDTEIVMERFRVVGAADRPA; translated from the coding sequence ATGACGACGACGCCCGACGCCGACCTCCCGCCCGTCGAGTTCGCGTTCCCGGGGCCGCTGCGGGATCAGCTCGTGGCCGCCATCGTCTCGGGTGAGAAGACCTCGACGAGCTCGCTGCTCGCCCAGTACGCGGCCGACGACGAGGAGCTGCCGGTCGTCGGATCCCTCGGCGCCGTCATCGACTCCGCCGGGCGGCCGGTGCTCGTGATCGAGACGACGGCCGTGGAGATCGCGCGCCTCGCGGACGTGCCGCTCGCGCACGCGCTGGACGAGGGCGAGGGCTTCACGACCGTCGCCGAGTGGCGCGCCGGGCACGAGGGGTTCTGGGGATCAGCCGAGGTGCTCGCGGAGCTGCCCGACGGGTTCCGGCTCGACGACGACACCGAGATCGTGATGGAGCGCTTCCGGGTGGTGGGCGCCGCGGACCGCCCCGCCTAG
- a CDS encoding SDR family oxidoreductase, with amino-acid sequence MSEIRNSGNQYEIQDPIAQYPSPPFPQQEQTGPGDEKRFEPTPDHGQDSYVGFGRLTGRKVLITGADSGIGKAVAIAFAREGADIALNFLDEELEDARDTASTIEADGRTAALVPGDISDETACQDIVQASVAALGGVDCLVMVAGYQRNEDDILDLDSEQLDRTMKTNVYSLFWLSKAVIPHLPKGGSIITTSSSQAYQPSPDKIDYAVSKGAIRNFTQGLAQQLAPKGIRVNSVAPGPFWTVLQPVGQSASDVEEFGSQSVYGRPGQPAEIAATYVFLASQESSFTSGETIAVTGGTPVH; translated from the coding sequence ATGAGCGAGATCCGCAACTCCGGCAACCAGTACGAGATCCAGGACCCGATCGCGCAGTACCCGTCCCCGCCGTTCCCGCAGCAGGAGCAGACCGGGCCCGGCGACGAGAAGCGCTTCGAGCCGACGCCCGACCACGGCCAGGACAGCTACGTCGGCTTCGGACGGTTGACGGGCCGCAAGGTGCTCATCACGGGCGCGGACTCCGGCATCGGCAAGGCGGTCGCGATCGCGTTCGCGCGCGAGGGCGCCGACATCGCGCTCAACTTCCTCGACGAGGAGCTCGAGGACGCGCGCGACACCGCATCCACCATCGAGGCCGACGGGCGCACCGCCGCGCTCGTGCCCGGCGACATCTCCGACGAGACCGCATGCCAGGACATCGTGCAGGCGTCCGTGGCGGCGCTCGGAGGCGTCGACTGCCTCGTGATGGTCGCGGGCTACCAGCGCAACGAGGACGACATCCTCGACCTCGACTCCGAGCAGCTCGACCGCACGATGAAGACCAACGTCTACTCGCTGTTCTGGCTGAGCAAGGCCGTGATCCCGCACCTGCCCAAGGGCGGCAGCATCATCACGACCAGCTCGTCGCAGGCGTACCAGCCGAGCCCGGACAAGATCGACTACGCGGTCTCCAAGGGCGCGATCCGGAACTTCACGCAGGGGCTCGCGCAGCAGCTCGCGCCGAAGGGGATCCGCGTCAACTCGGTCGCGCCCGGCCCGTTCTGGACCGTGCTGCAGCCCGTCGGCCAGTCGGCCTCGGACGTGGAGGAGTTCGGATCCCAGTCGGTCTACGGCCGCCCGGGTCAGCCGGCCGAGATCGCGGCGACGTACGTGTTCCTCGCGAGCCAGGAGTCGAGCTTCACGAGCGGCGAGACGATCGCGGTGACGGGCGGCACGCCCGTCCACTGA
- a CDS encoding MOSC domain-containing protein, giving the protein MVDLPHEHRVEIAFLVASPVHRLEGRPSDGPRDEPGEPPSRVSVRVRAGLGIVGDRYFGQRAHRTAAVTVMAVESVERVARELGVEAGLDPVDTRRNVLLRGADVDRLRGMRFSIDSGHGPVEFQGHRPANPCAWMDVMLAPGAFRALRGRGGVRCEPLGDGILTVGPAVLRTERPLGDEDGDGARLF; this is encoded by the coding sequence ATGGTCGACCTCCCGCACGAGCACCGCGTGGAGATCGCGTTCCTCGTCGCCTCGCCGGTGCACCGGCTGGAGGGACGCCCGTCCGACGGACCGCGGGACGAGCCGGGCGAGCCGCCGTCGCGGGTCTCGGTGCGCGTGCGCGCCGGGCTCGGGATCGTCGGCGACCGCTACTTCGGCCAGCGCGCGCACCGCACGGCGGCGGTCACGGTGATGGCCGTCGAGTCGGTGGAGCGCGTGGCGCGGGAGCTCGGCGTCGAGGCGGGGCTGGATCCCGTCGACACGCGCCGGAACGTCCTGCTGCGCGGCGCGGACGTGGACCGGCTGCGCGGTATGCGCTTCAGCATCGACTCGGGTCACGGGCCCGTCGAGTTCCAGGGGCACCGGCCGGCGAACCCGTGCGCGTGGATGGACGTGATGCTCGCGCCCGGCGCGTTCCGCGCGCTCCGCGGCCGCGGCGGGGTGCGCTGCGAGCCGCTCGGGGACGGGATCCTCACGGTCGGCCCGGCCGTGCTCCGCACCGAGCGGCCGCTCGGGGACGAGGACGGCGACGGGGCGCGGCTCTTCTGA
- a CDS encoding sensor histidine kinase, whose translation MTLSKPLHAQLPFILSLAVVGVVAGTGDLDSVAHPGFVAGTVVAAIVTIVAAVIPWERIDADWVAVLPMLDFVALALCHDAIGDQVPSTAFLIVFPVIWLAYAFALHVLWLGALGTASVLALPYFRTGTVPEGTTGWSHLVVLPVVMLLVAVAVNLLAQQLIRQHARLEEMQRELTGTLVDLQERNSIIDGVLDAIDDTVIVLDATGRIMLRNRAARELMALAGPADPDDPMLGRLVYEEDRVTVVPPERQLVARARAGEIVGREVYWIGDGGAQKAVLSSLSPLVDASGRIFGTVVVSTDVTALALAVTEREDFVASVSHELKTPLTSILGYVELIADDLEEDDLDDRITAARLAIVERNAQRLLGLIGDLLTAAQHKLAVNRNLVDVGEIVENALDVIRPHAQASGVTLVEPDYEELVAEVDAVRIGQVLDNLLSNAVKYTPEGGTVITEVGVDGDHFRLCVTDDGVGMSAEDTSQLFTRFFRTNSARASTVAGVGLGLSITRSIVEAHDGSIEVESAVGAGTTMRVRLPLRIGRATSRPT comes from the coding sequence ATGACGCTCTCGAAGCCGCTGCACGCGCAGCTGCCCTTCATCCTGAGCCTCGCCGTCGTCGGCGTCGTCGCCGGCACGGGCGACCTCGACTCCGTGGCCCATCCCGGGTTCGTCGCCGGCACGGTCGTCGCCGCCATCGTCACCATCGTGGCGGCCGTCATCCCCTGGGAGCGCATCGACGCCGACTGGGTGGCCGTGCTGCCGATGCTCGACTTCGTGGCACTCGCCCTCTGCCACGACGCGATCGGCGACCAGGTGCCGTCGACCGCGTTCCTCATCGTGTTCCCGGTGATCTGGCTGGCGTACGCCTTCGCCCTGCACGTGCTGTGGCTCGGCGCCCTCGGCACGGCGTCGGTGCTGGCGCTGCCCTACTTCCGCACGGGCACCGTGCCCGAGGGCACGACCGGCTGGTCGCACCTCGTCGTCCTGCCCGTCGTGATGCTCCTCGTGGCCGTCGCCGTGAACCTGCTCGCGCAGCAGCTGATCCGGCAGCACGCGCGCCTGGAGGAGATGCAGCGCGAGCTGACGGGCACGCTCGTCGACCTGCAGGAGCGCAACTCGATCATCGACGGCGTGCTCGACGCGATCGACGACACCGTCATCGTGCTCGACGCGACGGGCCGCATCATGCTGCGCAACCGCGCGGCCCGCGAGCTCATGGCGCTCGCCGGCCCCGCGGATCCGGACGACCCGATGCTCGGCCGCCTCGTCTACGAGGAGGACCGCGTCACGGTCGTGCCGCCGGAGCGCCAGCTCGTGGCCCGGGCCCGCGCCGGCGAGATCGTCGGGCGGGAGGTGTACTGGATCGGCGACGGCGGAGCGCAGAAGGCCGTGCTCTCGTCGCTGTCCCCGCTCGTGGACGCCTCCGGGCGCATCTTCGGCACGGTCGTCGTCAGCACGGACGTCACGGCGCTCGCGCTCGCGGTCACCGAGCGCGAGGACTTCGTCGCGAGCGTCTCGCACGAGCTGAAGACCCCGCTCACCTCCATCCTCGGCTACGTCGAGCTCATCGCCGACGACCTCGAGGAGGACGACCTCGACGACCGGATCACCGCCGCCCGCCTCGCGATCGTGGAGCGCAACGCGCAGCGCCTCCTCGGCCTCATCGGCGACCTCCTCACGGCGGCGCAGCACAAGCTCGCCGTCAACCGCAACCTCGTCGACGTGGGCGAGATCGTCGAGAACGCGCTCGACGTGATCCGCCCCCACGCGCAGGCGAGCGGCGTCACCCTGGTCGAGCCGGACTACGAGGAGCTGGTCGCGGAGGTCGACGCCGTGCGCATCGGGCAGGTGCTCGACAACCTGCTCAGCAACGCGGTGAAGTACACGCCGGAGGGCGGCACGGTCATCACCGAGGTGGGGGTGGACGGCGACCACTTCCGCCTGTGCGTGACCGACGACGGCGTGGGGATGTCGGCGGAGGACACGTCGCAGCTGTTCACGCGCTTCTTCCGCACCAACTCCGCCCGCGCGAGCACGGTGGCTGGCGTGGGGCTCGGCCTCAGCATCACGCGCTCGATCGTGGAGGCGCACGACGGCTCCATCGAGGTGGAGAGCGCCGTCGGGGCGGGCACCACGATGCGGGTGCGGCTGCCCCTCCGCATCGGGCGTGCCACATCGCGGCCGACTTGA
- a CDS encoding Hpt domain-containing protein → MSARTARVPQLPPLLDVRVLEQLLVELSDEPGPARLSVVPTTGTPAPPPGVPAPGGVTPPRGHPEPRRGTPSSGSPRPDDRLATRGAPAPGRGHAPAGSPRPVGALTSAPAPAEPMCPGALTDGQHACVDFLRFFVDLWPSRWERLDAAVRAADRPAALDACLSVKSSAAMAGALLLSDVAAHLERAIRAADHARAAAMLPELGEVGERSMDAMRSWIRAEAGHSPD, encoded by the coding sequence GTGAGCGCCCGAACCGCCCGTGTCCCGCAGCTCCCCCCGCTCCTCGACGTCCGCGTCCTGGAGCAGCTGCTGGTCGAGCTGTCGGACGAGCCCGGCCCCGCCCGCCTGTCCGTCGTCCCCACGACGGGCACCCCCGCTCCGCCCCCCGGCGTTCCCGCGCCGGGCGGCGTGACCCCGCCGCGCGGCCACCCCGAGCCGCGCCGCGGGACCCCGTCGTCCGGATCCCCCCGTCCGGACGACCGCCTCGCGACCCGTGGTGCCCCCGCACCCGGTCGCGGGCACGCGCCGGCCGGATCCCCCCGTCCGGTCGGCGCCCTCACCTCCGCCCCGGCTCCCGCGGAGCCGATGTGCCCCGGAGCGCTCACCGACGGGCAGCACGCCTGCGTCGACTTCCTGCGCTTCTTCGTCGACCTGTGGCCGAGCCGCTGGGAGCGCCTCGACGCCGCCGTCCGCGCCGCCGACCGCCCGGCCGCGCTCGACGCGTGCCTGAGCGTGAAGAGCTCCGCGGCGATGGCGGGAGCGCTGCTGCTCAGCGACGTAGCGGCGCACCTCGAGCGGGCCATCCGCGCGGCCGACCACGCCCGTGCCGCGGCCATGCTGCCGGAGCTCGGCGAGGTGGGCGAGCGGAGCATGGACGCGATGCGCTCGTGGATCCGCGCGGAGGCCGGACACTCGCCCGACTAG
- a CDS encoding response regulator transcription factor, translating to MDSGRVALVIEDDGDIRQLLEVVLRQGGFEVHSAGTATEGVRLAEEVSPDVITLDVGLPDFDGFEAARRIRLVSDAYIVMLTAQGEEVDTLLGLEAGADDYIVKPFRPRELRARISAMMRRPRGGGDATATPAAGIPAAADASGTAADADEPVQAAAVATTAVVSPAMPTEAAPDDADVLRHNGLELDEGTRHVTVDGAPVDLTRTEFDLLASILASGGRVRTKGDLVRDIRSGSYAVASSTEPEERAVEVHLGNLRRKLHDDPREARWIQTVRGVGYRLAPPRG from the coding sequence GTGGACAGCGGACGTGTGGCTCTGGTCATCGAGGACGACGGCGACATCCGCCAGCTGCTCGAGGTGGTCCTGCGCCAGGGCGGCTTCGAGGTGCACTCCGCCGGCACCGCGACCGAGGGCGTGCGGCTGGCCGAGGAGGTCTCCCCCGACGTCATCACGCTCGACGTGGGCCTGCCCGACTTCGACGGCTTCGAGGCCGCGCGCCGCATCCGCCTCGTGAGCGACGCCTACATCGTGATGCTCACGGCGCAGGGCGAGGAGGTCGACACCCTGCTCGGGCTCGAGGCCGGCGCCGACGACTACATCGTGAAGCCGTTCCGCCCGCGCGAGCTCCGCGCCCGCATCTCGGCGATGATGCGCCGACCGCGCGGCGGCGGGGACGCGACGGCGACGCCCGCTGCGGGGATCCCGGCCGCGGCCGACGCCTCGGGCACGGCCGCCGACGCGGACGAGCCGGTGCAGGCCGCCGCCGTCGCCACCACAGCCGTCGTCTCGCCCGCGATGCCGACCGAGGCCGCGCCGGACGACGCCGACGTCCTCCGCCACAACGGCCTCGAGCTCGACGAGGGCACCCGCCACGTCACGGTGGACGGCGCACCTGTGGACCTCACGCGCACCGAGTTCGACCTGCTCGCATCGATCCTCGCGAGCGGCGGACGCGTGCGCACCAAGGGCGACCTCGTGCGCGACATCCGCAGCGGCTCCTACGCCGTCGCCTCGTCCACCGAGCCGGAGGAGCGCGCCGTGGAGGTGCACCTCGGCAACCTGCGCCGCAAGCTGCACGACGACCCGCGCGAGGCGCGGTGGATCCAGACGGTGCGCGGCGTCGGATACCGGCTCGCGCCGCCGCGCGGCTGA
- a CDS encoding exodeoxyribonuclease III: MRVATWNVNSIRTRVGRVVDWLVREDVDVLAMQEIKCKPEQFPMQAFEEAGYEVAVHGLSQWNGVAIASRLPLEDVVTTFEGMPRFGKPDASGQPPLEARAMGATVAGVRLWSLYVPNGRALDDPHYSYKLEWLGALAADTRAWLAADPATPLALMGDWNVAPLDTDVWDPALFEGKTHTSEPERAAFAAFLDAGLADVVRPSIPEGYTYWDYQQLRFPRNEGMRIDFILGNDRFQELVGSPRIHRDERKGDGPSDHVPVAVDLDVETELDDDRPMIF, encoded by the coding sequence ATGCGCGTCGCCACCTGGAACGTCAACTCCATCCGCACCCGCGTGGGCCGCGTCGTCGACTGGCTCGTGCGCGAGGACGTCGACGTGCTGGCCATGCAGGAGATCAAGTGCAAGCCCGAGCAGTTCCCGATGCAGGCGTTCGAGGAGGCCGGCTACGAGGTCGCCGTGCACGGCCTCAGCCAGTGGAACGGCGTCGCGATCGCGAGCCGCCTGCCGCTCGAGGACGTCGTCACGACCTTCGAGGGGATGCCCCGCTTCGGCAAGCCCGACGCCTCGGGGCAGCCGCCGCTCGAGGCCCGAGCGATGGGCGCGACCGTCGCGGGCGTCCGCCTCTGGAGCCTCTACGTGCCCAACGGCCGCGCGCTCGACGACCCGCACTACTCCTACAAGCTCGAGTGGCTGGGTGCGCTCGCGGCTGACACGCGCGCCTGGCTCGCCGCGGATCCCGCCACCCCGCTCGCGCTCATGGGCGACTGGAACGTGGCGCCGCTCGACACCGACGTCTGGGATCCCGCGCTCTTCGAGGGCAAGACCCACACCTCCGAGCCGGAGCGCGCCGCCTTCGCCGCGTTCCTGGACGCCGGTCTGGCGGACGTCGTGCGGCCGTCGATCCCCGAGGGCTACACGTACTGGGACTACCAGCAGCTGCGGTTCCCGCGGAACGAGGGCATGCGGATCGACTTCATCCTCGGGAACGACCGGTTCCAGGAGCTCGTGGGCTCGCCCCGGATCCACCGCGACGAGCGCAAGGGCGACGGCCCGAGCGACCACGTGCCGGTGGCCGTCGACCTCGACGTCGAGACCGAGCTCGACGACGACCGGCCGATGATCTTCTGA
- a CDS encoding Asp23/Gls24 family envelope stress response protein, whose protein sequence is MSGTGPGDPGERLPVDPAPALDADGAPLDMAALADYLDRGRTPRIAAYEDDPETRNALRALEHMRDLGRELVQVEAEEQEAPGDDFFRGVLAHISRESRAGRDIPLSHPDPAVRLALTEGAVRTLVRQAGDEVPGVLVGRCTLDGDVTRAGEPVRVELTLSVVWGEPLPELAQRVRERVHAALLRHTELRVEAIDVTVVDVQARPVQEEAGDDPRR, encoded by the coding sequence ATGAGCGGCACCGGACCGGGCGATCCCGGGGAGCGCCTGCCCGTGGATCCCGCACCCGCGCTCGACGCCGACGGCGCGCCCCTCGACATGGCCGCCCTCGCCGACTACCTCGACCGCGGGCGCACCCCGCGCATCGCCGCCTACGAGGACGACCCCGAGACCCGCAACGCGCTCCGCGCCCTCGAGCACATGCGCGACCTCGGCCGCGAGCTCGTGCAGGTCGAGGCCGAGGAGCAGGAGGCGCCCGGCGACGACTTCTTCCGCGGCGTGCTCGCCCACATCAGCCGCGAGTCGCGCGCCGGCCGCGACATCCCGCTCTCCCACCCGGATCCGGCCGTCCGCCTCGCGCTCACCGAGGGCGCCGTGCGCACCCTGGTGCGCCAGGCCGGCGACGAGGTGCCCGGCGTCCTCGTCGGCCGGTGCACGCTCGACGGCGACGTCACGCGCGCCGGCGAGCCCGTGCGGGTGGAGCTCACCCTGAGCGTCGTGTGGGGGGAGCCGCTGCCCGAGCTCGCGCAGCGCGTGCGCGAGCGCGTCCATGCGGCCCTGCTCCGGCACACCGAGCTGCGCGTCGAGGCGATCGACGTGACCGTGGTGGACGTGCAGGCGCGTCCCGTGCAGGAGGAGGCCGGAGATGACCCTCGACGATGA